From a region of the Balaenoptera musculus isolate JJ_BM4_2016_0621 chromosome 15, mBalMus1.pri.v3, whole genome shotgun sequence genome:
- the LOC118881283 gene encoding serine protease 27-like, producing MRQVPAVALLLLLLLLRFGTQEAEALIACGSPRMLNRMVGGQDALEGEWPWQVSIQRNGSHFCGGSLITERWVLTAAHCFSNTSETSLYQVLLGVRQLVKPGPHAMYARVKRVKSNPLYQGMASSADVALVELEAPVTFNNYILPVCVPDPSVVFETGMNCWVAGWGSPSEQDHLPNPRILQKLAVPIIDTPKCNLLYSKDSESSFQPKTIKDDMLCAGFAEGKKDACKGDSGGPLVCLVGQSWLQAGVISWGEGCARQNRPGVYIRVTSHHNWIHRIIPELQFQRASSGGQKRDPRGQQPLSRNFAPFLAAHAILLVLMALLTFL from the exons gGACTCAGGAGGCTGAGGCGTTAATTG CCTGCGGGAGCCCGAGGATGCTGAACCGGATGGTGGGCGGGCAGGACGCCTTGGAGGGCGAGTGGCCATGGCAGGTCAGCATTCAGCGAAATGGAAGCCACTTCTGCGGGGGCAGCCTCATCACAGAGCGGTGGGTCCTCACCGCAGCGCACTGCTTCTCCAA CACCTCTGAAACATCCCTGTACCAGGTCCTGCTGGGGGTGCGGCAACTGGTGAAGCCAGGGCCGCACGCCATGTACGCCCGGGTGAAGCGGGTCAAGAGCAACCCCCTGTACCAAGGCATGGCCTCTAGTGCCGATGTGGCTCTGGTGGAGCTGGAGGCACCTGTGACCTTCAACAATTACATcctccctgtgtgtgtgcctgaCCCCTCAGTCGTCTTTGAGACGGGCATGAACTGCTGGGTCGCCGGCTGGGGCAGCCCTAGTGAACAAG ACCACCTGCCCAACCCCCGGATCCTGCAGAAACTCGCTGTGCCCATCATTGACACGCCCAAGTGCAACCTGCTCTACAGCAAGGATTCCGAGTCCAGCTTCCAGCCGAAAACCATCAAGGATGACATGCTGTGTGCTGGCTTCGCCGAGGGCAAGAAGGACGCCTGCAAG GGAGACTCGGGGGGCCCCCTGGTATGCCTTGTGGGTCAGTCATGGCTGCAGGCTGGGGTGATCAGCTGGGGTGAGGGCTGCGCCCGCCAGAACCGCCCAGGTGTCTATATCCGGGTCACCTCCCACCATAACTGGATCCATCGGATCATCCCAGAACTGCAGTTCCAGCGGGCTAGCTCGGGTGGCCAGAAGCGGGACCCCCGGGGCCAGCAGCCCCTCAGTCGGAACTTTGCACCCTTCCTGGCAGCCCATGCCATCCTCCTGGTCCTCATGGCCCTGCTCACCTTCCTCTGA